In Gammaproteobacteria bacterium (ex Lamellibrachia satsuma), a single genomic region encodes these proteins:
- a CDS encoding 3-keto-5-aminohexanoate cleavage protein — protein sequence MIPIKSQTPHVPIDPDEIVRDVLECVPLGVSMVHLHARNEEGLPTYKHSYYEKIIPAIREKYPDLVIVATTSGRNFNEFEKRSEVLNLTGIAKPDMGSLTLSSVNFNREASVNSPNMIMRLAETMKDRGIKPEMEIFDLGMVNFAHYLIRKELIEPPYYFNILLGNIAAAQAKLLHLGLIVSELPEQSFWSVTGIGDAQLNMNAIGAVAADGIRIGLEDNIWFDENRTCLATNAMLVTRIRKIIDALGRPIATPAEVRSMLNLPG from the coding sequence ATGATTCCAATAAAATCTCAAACGCCGCATGTGCCGATAGACCCGGATGAAATAGTAAGAGATGTTCTGGAATGTGTGCCTTTGGGTGTAAGTATGGTGCATTTGCACGCGCGGAACGAGGAAGGTTTGCCTACCTATAAGCATTCCTATTATGAAAAGATAATTCCTGCCATTCGTGAAAAGTATCCTGATCTGGTGATCGTTGCCACTACGAGTGGAAGAAATTTTAATGAATTTGAAAAACGATCTGAGGTACTAAATTTAACCGGTATTGCGAAACCTGATATGGGAAGTTTGACATTGAGTTCTGTTAATTTTAACAGGGAAGCCAGTGTCAACAGCCCAAATATGATTATGCGCTTGGCGGAAACCATGAAAGACAGGGGCATTAAGCCAGAAATGGAAATCTTTGACCTGGGTATGGTGAATTTCGCCCACTATTTAATCCGCAAAGAATTAATTGAGCCGCCATATTATTTCAATATTTTACTGGGAAATATAGCGGCAGCCCAAGCAAAATTACTGCATTTGGGATTGATAGTTTCCGAGCTGCCGGAGCAGTCTTTCTGGTCTGTTACCGGCATTGGAGATGCACAACTCAATATGAACGCTATCGGCGCTGTTGCAGCAGACGGCATTCGTATTGGTTTAGAGGATAACATCTGGTTCGATGAAAATCGTACCTGCTTGGCAACTAACGCGATGCTGGTAACGCGCATACGAAAAATCATTGATGCCTTGGGACGTCCGATAGCAACACCTGCCGAGGTGCGAAGTATGCTTAACCTGCCCGGCTAG
- a CDS encoding NeuD/PglB/VioB family sugar acetyltransferase, whose amino-acid sequence MKKLIIFGASYFDLIKLVGAINQKEATWDLQGFLDDTPEKQGASYFEVPVLGGRDMLEKLISEGCFVFNNVCGHWSRSEKITGLLQNQGCQFASLIHPDVDLNYVQVGESIILPQGCLVGSGTKIGNFVSARLGAIISHDAIVEDHVFIGPGVVIGSAVHLKKGAFIGAGATIMLGRTIGEGAVVGAGSVVTKDVPDCCTVVGVPAAILKKRRT is encoded by the coding sequence ATGAAGAAACTCATTATTTTTGGTGCATCCTATTTCGATTTAATTAAATTAGTTGGAGCAATCAATCAAAAAGAGGCAACATGGGATCTACAGGGTTTTCTTGATGACACGCCTGAAAAGCAGGGGGCTTCCTACTTCGAAGTGCCTGTGCTGGGTGGTCGGGATATGTTGGAAAAATTGATTTCAGAAGGTTGTTTTGTATTTAATAATGTCTGCGGGCACTGGTCGAGAAGTGAGAAAATTACGGGGCTTTTACAAAATCAAGGGTGTCAATTTGCGAGCCTGATTCATCCGGATGTCGATTTGAATTATGTGCAAGTGGGTGAAAGCATTATTTTGCCTCAAGGGTGCCTGGTCGGTAGTGGCACTAAAATTGGTAACTTTGTATCGGCCAGATTGGGCGCCATTATCAGTCATGATGCTATTGTTGAAGACCATGTTTTTATCGGGCCGGGAGTAGTAATTGGTAGTGCAGTCCACTTAAAGAAAGGCGCTTTTATCGGTGCAGGCGCCACAATTATGCTGGGGCGTACTATTGGAGAAGGCGCGGTAGTGGGTGCAGGTTCAGTAGTGACAAAAGATGTCCCAGATTGTTGCACGGTTGTCGGTGTGCCGGCAGCCATTCTGAAAAAGAGGCGTACCTGA